A single window of Cyanobium sp. AMD-g DNA harbors:
- a CDS encoding aldo/keto reductase: protein MKTLRFVDGAAMPMLGLGTWNAPPGEVGAAVTAALQLGYRHLDCAAIYGNEAEIGEALAAAIRSGLVRRDELWITSKLWNNAHAPEDVAPALERTLADLQLDHLDLYLIHWPVAIRPGLLLPEVASDLIPLEALPIASTWAAMEAAVERGLCRHIGVSNFGMATLHGLLGQARIRPAMNQVELHPYLQQNQLFAYCEAHGVHLTGFSPLGAPGLALPVMAASRPVLLEDPTITAIANQRGLTPAQVLLRWALQRGTAVIPKSVTPARLAENLAAAEGELAPDDMEAIEALDRSHRFIDGSLWVKEGGPYTLESLWA from the coding sequence TTGAAGACCCTCCGCTTCGTCGACGGCGCCGCGATGCCGATGCTCGGCCTGGGCACCTGGAATGCCCCGCCGGGGGAGGTGGGCGCGGCGGTGACGGCGGCGCTGCAGCTGGGCTACCGCCATCTCGACTGTGCCGCCATCTACGGCAATGAGGCGGAGATCGGCGAGGCCCTCGCTGCGGCGATCCGCTCGGGCCTGGTGCGCCGCGACGAACTCTGGATCACCTCCAAGCTCTGGAACAACGCCCATGCCCCGGAGGACGTGGCCCCGGCCCTGGAGCGCACCCTGGCCGATCTGCAGCTCGACCACCTCGACCTCTACCTGATCCACTGGCCCGTGGCGATCCGCCCCGGCCTGCTGTTGCCGGAGGTGGCCAGCGATCTGATCCCCCTCGAGGCCCTGCCGATCGCGTCCACCTGGGCGGCGATGGAGGCGGCCGTGGAGCGGGGCCTCTGCCGCCACATCGGCGTCAGCAACTTCGGCATGGCCACCCTCCACGGCCTGCTGGGGCAGGCGCGGATCCGGCCGGCCATGAACCAGGTGGAACTGCATCCCTACCTGCAGCAGAACCAGCTGTTCGCCTACTGCGAGGCCCACGGCGTGCACCTGACGGGCTTTTCACCGCTGGGGGCCCCTGGCCTCGCCCTCCCGGTGATGGCAGCGTCCAGGCCGGTGCTGCTGGAGGACCCCACCATCACGGCGATCGCCAACCAGCGGGGCCTCACGCCGGCCCAGGTGCTGCTGCGCTGGGCCCTGCAGCGGGGCACCGCCGTGATCCCCAAGTCGGTGACCCCGGCACGGCTGGCCGAGAACCTCGCCGCCGCCGAAGGGGAGTTGGCTCCCGACGACATGGAGGCGATCGAGGCCCTCGACCGGAGCCATCGCTTCATCGACGGCTCCCTGTGGGTGAAGGAGGGCGGCCCCTACACCCTGGAGTCGCTCTGGGCCTGA
- a CDS encoding TetR/AcrR family transcriptional regulator: MADANATASEPSPLRRQPRQARSQERVRRILAAAEELFVAGGVGSTTTNAIAARAGVPIGSLYQFFPDKGAILRSLAQLYAEQLHELLTAFFDQGDGRGLSLEDSITAAVALTDRFFRDHPGYPAIFLDVQSATPELLAIEEEADVRLINDWSGLIVEKALAEGSHLSEEEGHLIAYVLVKTVGHLLWLAATQEQGRRDRLVAECSDLAIAYLRRRLAPGGPAG; encoded by the coding sequence ATGGCCGACGCCAACGCCACCGCCAGCGAGCCCTCGCCCCTGCGCCGCCAGCCCCGCCAGGCCCGCAGCCAGGAACGGGTGCGGCGGATCCTGGCGGCGGCCGAGGAGCTGTTCGTGGCTGGCGGCGTCGGCAGCACCACCACCAACGCCATCGCCGCCAGAGCCGGGGTGCCGATCGGCTCCCTCTACCAGTTCTTCCCCGACAAGGGGGCGATCCTGCGCAGCCTCGCCCAGCTCTACGCCGAGCAGCTGCACGAGCTGCTCACGGCCTTCTTCGACCAGGGGGACGGCCGCGGCCTCTCCCTGGAGGACTCGATCACCGCCGCCGTGGCCCTCACCGATCGCTTCTTCCGCGACCACCCCGGCTACCCGGCCATCTTCCTGGATGTGCAGAGCGCCACCCCCGAGCTGCTGGCCATCGAGGAGGAGGCCGACGTCCGGCTGATCAACGACTGGAGCGGCCTGATCGTCGAAAAAGCCTTAGCCGAGGGCAGCCACCTCAGCGAGGAGGAGGGCCACCTGATCGCCTACGTGCTGGTCAAGACCGTCGGCCACCTGCTGTGGCTGGCCGCCACCCAGGAGCAGGGCCGCCGCGACCGGCTGGTGGCCGAATGCTCCGACCTGGCCATCGCCTATCTGCGGCGGCGGCTGGCGCCTGGCGGACCGGCGGGCTGA
- a CDS encoding thiamine pyrophosphate-binding protein → MKGSDLFATYLESRGITHVFELIGGTITYLLDSIQQRTSIRIVSMHHEQGAGFAAEAHARLTGLPGIALATSGPGATNLLTAIGSCHFDSTPAIFVTGQINREERKGDLPLRQLGFQETDIVAMARPITKGAFLVDDPADLPSTLEQAFALALGGRPGPVLLDISMEVQTAEIPWELPEPPASPAAPGGGDGLPGEDSLETFWTAALEDLAVAKRPLILAGGGIRTSGAADTFRPFAAALDVPVVHSLMGVDVLPFEDPLRVGLIGLYGNRWANIALCESDFLLVLGSRLDSRQTGSDTELFRGSRPLYHVDCDRHELNNRIKGCRTLTLELDTFLRHALRHRPPTGDHRPWKDFIDAERARWPDTAEAGVVEGINPNGLMHRLSEASGAAAAFVADVGQHQMWAAQSLQLHGSQRFLTSGGMGAMGFALPAAIGACLASGQQPVVVIAGDGGFQINIQELQTIRRNQLPIKMLVINNHCHGMVRQIQDVAFGARYQSTLWGYDAPAFTAVAAAYGIRSALVAEEAGLEEALRLMWAEPEAPFLLEVVIDTMLNAYPKAMAGRPLSEMESRRDPAQAELTPAAATASEQTLPR, encoded by the coding sequence ATGAAGGGTTCTGATCTTTTCGCGACCTATCTCGAGAGTCGTGGCATCACCCACGTGTTCGAACTGATCGGCGGCACGATCACCTACCTGCTGGATTCCATCCAGCAGCGCACATCGATCCGCATCGTCAGCATGCACCACGAGCAGGGGGCCGGCTTTGCCGCCGAAGCCCACGCCCGCCTCACCGGGCTGCCGGGCATCGCCCTGGCCACCAGTGGTCCGGGAGCCACCAATCTGCTCACCGCGATCGGCAGCTGCCATTTCGATTCCACCCCCGCCATCTTCGTCACCGGCCAGATCAACCGGGAGGAGAGGAAGGGGGATCTGCCCCTGCGCCAGCTCGGCTTCCAGGAAACCGACATCGTCGCCATGGCCAGGCCCATCACCAAGGGGGCCTTCCTCGTCGACGATCCGGCCGATCTTCCCAGCACGCTCGAGCAGGCCTTCGCCCTGGCCCTCGGTGGCCGGCCGGGCCCGGTGCTGCTCGACATCTCCATGGAGGTGCAGACGGCGGAGATCCCCTGGGAGCTCCCGGAGCCGCCGGCGAGTCCGGCCGCCCCCGGCGGGGGAGACGGCTTGCCCGGGGAGGACAGCCTGGAGACGTTCTGGACGGCGGCCCTGGAAGACCTGGCTGTCGCGAAGCGGCCGCTGATTCTGGCGGGGGGAGGCATCCGCACCTCGGGGGCCGCCGACACGTTCCGGCCGTTCGCCGCGGCCCTGGACGTGCCGGTGGTCCATTCCCTGATGGGGGTGGATGTGCTCCCCTTCGAGGATCCCCTGCGGGTCGGCCTGATCGGCCTCTACGGCAACCGCTGGGCCAACATCGCCCTCTGCGAGAGCGACTTCCTGCTGGTGCTCGGGAGCCGTCTGGACAGCCGCCAGACCGGCAGTGACACCGAGCTGTTCCGGGGATCCCGCCCGCTGTATCACGTCGACTGCGACCGGCATGAACTCAACAACCGCATCAAGGGCTGCCGTACGCTGACGCTGGAGCTCGACACCTTCCTGCGCCACGCCCTGCGGCATCGGCCGCCCACGGGCGACCACCGGCCCTGGAAAGATTTCATCGATGCCGAGAGAGCCCGCTGGCCGGATACGGCCGAAGCCGGTGTGGTGGAGGGGATCAACCCCAACGGGCTGATGCATCGCCTCTCCGAGGCTTCGGGCGCGGCCGCCGCTTTCGTGGCCGATGTCGGTCAGCACCAGATGTGGGCGGCCCAGTCGCTGCAGCTGCACGGATCGCAGCGGTTTCTGACCTCCGGCGGCATGGGGGCCATGGGTTTCGCCCTGCCGGCGGCGATCGGGGCCTGCCTGGCGTCGGGGCAGCAACCGGTGGTGGTGATCGCCGGCGACGGAGGGTTCCAGATCAACATCCAGGAACTGCAGACGATCCGGCGCAACCAGCTGCCCATCAAGATGCTGGTCATCAACAACCACTGCCACGGCATGGTGCGGCAGATCCAGGACGTGGCCTTCGGCGCCCGCTACCAGTCCACCCTCTGGGGCTACGACGCCCCCGCTTTCACCGCCGTCGCGGCGGCCTATGGCATCCGCTCCGCCCTCGTCGCCGAGGAGGCCGGCCTGGAGGAGGCCCTGCGGCTGATGTGGGCGGAGCCCGAGGCCCCCTTCCTGCTGGAGGTGGTCATCGACACCATGCTCAACGCCTATCCCAAGGCGATGGCGGGACGGCCGCTCTCCGAGATGGAATCCCGGCGGGACCCGGCTCAGGCCGAACTGACCCCTGCCGCCGCGACGGCCTCGGAGCAGACCTTGCCCAGGTAG
- a CDS encoding MFS transporter — translation MGGSLLRRPGFRWLWLGQTLLFAGVQFWFVAVTWLMLQRTGSGTSLALVLMAAALPRGLLLLLGGVLSDRHPPRTMAVRAGTILATATGVLTLLASRDALDLGPVLVLAAVFGAAEACLYPAAMALLPRLLEDRHLGRAHAWLQGSEQISNVAGPALAGLSLAVAGATAALAFDTVLLLLAVGCFVQVRPRLAAAETAPKGGLGQGLREGIAFAWGHGAIRTGLALIAMINLAVLGPVVIGVVELVTLRFGGGAASYGWLQAAYGVGALVGVWWAGRFGAIAHPGGALGWLSAGLGAGLLGLAVAGQWWTAAALLAAMGIGGGLVGVLATAWLQRETPAPLQGRVMALAMLAGVAFDPLSQALSGVLIDISLQGLFVIAGGSLLLTVPFALGSARG, via the coding sequence GTGGGCGGATCCCTGCTGCGGCGGCCGGGCTTCCGCTGGCTCTGGCTGGGCCAGACCCTCCTGTTCGCCGGCGTCCAGTTCTGGTTCGTCGCCGTCACCTGGCTGATGCTGCAGCGCACGGGCTCGGGCACCTCCCTGGCCCTGGTGCTGATGGCGGCGGCCCTGCCCCGGGGGCTGCTGCTGCTGCTGGGCGGCGTCCTGAGTGATCGCCATCCGCCCCGGACGATGGCGGTGCGGGCCGGAACGATCCTGGCAACGGCCACCGGGGTGCTCACCCTGCTGGCCAGCCGCGACGCCCTCGACCTGGGCCCGGTGCTGGTGCTGGCGGCCGTGTTCGGGGCGGCGGAGGCCTGCCTCTACCCCGCTGCGATGGCCCTGCTGCCCCGCCTGCTGGAGGACCGCCATCTCGGCCGGGCCCACGCCTGGCTCCAGGGCAGCGAGCAGATCAGCAACGTGGCCGGCCCCGCCCTGGCGGGCCTGTCCCTCGCTGTGGCCGGGGCGACGGCGGCCCTGGCCTTCGACACCGTTCTGCTGCTGCTGGCCGTGGGCTGCTTCGTGCAGGTGCGGCCCCGCTTGGCCGCGGCGGAAACGGCCCCGAAAGGGGGCCTGGGGCAGGGCCTGCGGGAGGGGATCGCCTTCGCCTGGGGCCACGGGGCGATCCGCACGGGCCTGGCGCTGATCGCCATGATCAACCTGGCCGTGCTGGGCCCGGTGGTGATCGGCGTGGTGGAGCTGGTGACGCTGCGCTTCGGTGGTGGCGCCGCCAGCTACGGCTGGCTCCAGGCCGCCTACGGCGTGGGCGCCCTGGTGGGGGTCTGGTGGGCCGGCCGCTTCGGCGCCATCGCCCATCCGGGGGGCGCGCTGGGCTGGCTGTCGGCCGGGCTGGGGGCGGGCCTGCTGGGGCTGGCGGTGGCCGGCCAGTGGTGGACGGCGGCCGCCCTGCTGGCGGCGATGGGGATCGGCGGCGGCCTGGTGGGGGTGCTGGCCACGGCCTGGCTGCAGCGGGAGACCCCGGCACCCCTGCAGGGCCGGGTGATGGCCCTGGCCATGCTGGCCGGCGTCGCCTTCGATCCACTGTCTCAGGCCCTCTCGGGGGTTCTGATCGACATCTCCCTGCAGGGGCTGTTCGTGATTGCCGGGGGGAGCCTGCTGCTCACCGTGCCGTTTGCCCTGGGTAGTGCCAGGGGATGA
- a CDS encoding Coq4 family protein, translating into MTTTVFRPNPAPTAASFEAPELPPQLFRVLGTFVAMSGGDTDLELVGALAEALLETPSYALMAEQLRRDPACAALIEARWIPPAHDLEQLAALPEGSLGQAYAASLARLGYDPNLHAGMEPGSDAAYVELRLSQTHDLWHVITGFDTTVTGEIGLQAFHLTQFPYPLGAVLTAQALVSATLGGPELLPELVETIRTGLQMGLEARPLFAQRWEEGWERPLAEWREALQLRPFAERVGQL; encoded by the coding sequence ATGACCACCACCGTTTTCCGCCCCAATCCCGCCCCCACCGCGGCGTCGTTCGAGGCCCCGGAGCTGCCGCCCCAGCTGTTCCGCGTCCTCGGCACCTTCGTGGCCATGAGCGGCGGCGACACCGACCTCGAGCTGGTGGGGGCCCTGGCTGAGGCCCTGCTGGAGACGCCCTCCTATGCCCTGATGGCCGAGCAACTGCGCCGCGATCCGGCCTGCGCCGCGCTGATCGAGGCGCGCTGGATCCCACCGGCCCACGACCTGGAGCAGCTGGCCGCCCTGCCGGAGGGCAGCCTCGGCCAGGCCTACGCCGCATCGCTGGCACGGCTGGGCTACGACCCCAACCTGCACGCCGGCATGGAGCCCGGAAGTGATGCGGCCTATGTGGAGCTGCGGCTCAGCCAGACCCACGACCTCTGGCACGTGATCACCGGCTTCGACACCACGGTGACGGGCGAAATCGGCCTGCAGGCCTTCCATCTCACCCAGTTCCCCTACCCCCTGGGGGCCGTGCTCACGGCCCAGGCCCTGGTGTCGGCCACCCTCGGGGGCCCCGAGCTGCTGCCGGAGCTGGTGGAGACGATCCGCACCGGGCTGCAGATGGGCCTGGAGGCCAGGCCCCTGTTCGCCCAGCGCTGGGAGGAGGGCTGGGAGCGGCCGCTGGCGGAGTGGCGCGAGGCGCTGCAGCTGCGGCCTTTCGCCGAGCGGGTGGGGCAGCTGTGA
- a CDS encoding sugar porter family MFS transporter: MPRVWIFALVASLGGLLFGFNATTLGLVAATAANDWSLTLSSQVLLSGAFFLGAILGAVFMGRFGDGLSRRDVITTSAACYAFFGFACAISEHFEELVVARFFLGIIVGVTSLAIPLYIAEISPARHRGALVSLNQLSITLGIVLAFVIETKLVDGQDMAELYTISGILAVIVSVGAIILPDSPAWLINQGDGDAARAVLKLIHGPNLEPEVAAIEESLAESHPNVWVELLEPSNRKLLGIGTLLFAVQQLSGINFVLQLAGDGSLFAGLDLGWDPVIVVGLVNLFSTLLFVLLVDRLGRRPLLLTGLVGLAICLAGLILQSTGAPPLPEAFSAWLILGYVFFFAIGLGPLPWLFVAEMYPLPVRGLSMSIPITVNWLINAVMVVAALSVDSPDDTLVIYGVSLATTVLAIPLFIVLYPETRRLRFAQIRRTWHRSGTANERNEIAATLATTVVTIGGIFFGYNLTVIAGALLQIRTAFALTPFSSGLVVSSVLVGAIIGSFVSGHLAGAFGRRHMLMTTTVVLIVGTAVSGLADSVQSLVLGRLVTGLATGVTASIVPLYITEISPASIRGRLNAIQNLAVGIGALIAYGTNTLLMAVPQGWRAMLYLGSVPALLLGIGALFLPESPRWLIAQCRYSTAERMLRKLCVANPTETVAQIKASIEHTPAGTRMIPLFSTTIRPPLMIGLAMVFFQECTGIIIVTYYSPTIFQACGVSDPTTASLLTTIGVGGFGLAMTSLSFLLVDRLGRRTQFLMGILGVLTSSIGFGLIFGAFPQGAPAVQVLVLLCFILFVSSFSLSLASVCGMVVSEIFPQAVRDRAIGFVIAFQLLCGMAASFLFPMLADALGLSLVFFLNAAIAALALPFWFFVMPETRGRSLEAIEEHWLAGQSPAALR; encoded by the coding sequence ATGCCCAGGGTCTGGATCTTCGCGCTGGTGGCCTCCCTGGGGGGCCTGCTGTTCGGCTTCAACGCCACGACCCTCGGCCTGGTGGCGGCAACGGCGGCCAACGACTGGTCGCTGACCCTCAGCTCCCAGGTGCTGCTCAGCGGCGCCTTCTTCCTCGGCGCCATCCTCGGCGCCGTGTTCATGGGCCGCTTCGGAGATGGCCTGAGCCGCCGCGATGTGATCACCACCAGTGCGGCCTGCTACGCCTTCTTCGGCTTTGCCTGTGCCATCTCCGAGCACTTCGAGGAGCTGGTGGTGGCCCGCTTCTTCCTCGGGATCATCGTCGGGGTCACCTCCCTGGCGATCCCGCTCTACATCGCCGAGATCTCCCCGGCCCGGCACAGGGGTGCCCTGGTGTCCCTCAACCAGCTGAGCATCACCCTGGGGATCGTGCTGGCCTTCGTCATCGAGACGAAGCTGGTGGACGGCCAGGACATGGCCGAGCTGTACACGATCAGCGGCATCCTGGCCGTGATCGTCAGCGTCGGCGCGATCATCCTGCCGGATTCCCCCGCCTGGCTGATCAACCAGGGCGATGGGGACGCCGCCCGCGCCGTGCTGAAGCTGATCCACGGCCCCAACTTGGAGCCGGAGGTGGCCGCCATCGAGGAGAGCCTGGCGGAGAGCCATCCGAACGTGTGGGTGGAGCTGCTGGAGCCCTCGAACCGAAAACTGCTGGGGATCGGCACCCTGCTGTTCGCCGTCCAGCAGCTGAGCGGCATCAATTTCGTGCTGCAGCTGGCGGGGGACGGTTCCCTGTTTGCGGGCCTCGATCTGGGCTGGGATCCGGTGATCGTCGTGGGGCTGGTGAATCTGTTCAGCACCCTGCTGTTCGTGCTGCTCGTCGATCGTCTCGGCCGCCGGCCCCTGCTGCTGACGGGCCTGGTGGGTCTGGCGATCTGCCTGGCCGGGCTGATTCTCCAATCCACCGGCGCCCCGCCGCTGCCGGAGGCGTTCAGCGCCTGGCTGATCCTCGGCTACGTGTTCTTCTTCGCCATCGGCCTGGGGCCCCTGCCCTGGCTGTTCGTGGCCGAGATGTATCCCCTGCCCGTGCGGGGCCTGTCGATGAGCATTCCGATCACCGTCAACTGGCTGATCAATGCCGTGATGGTGGTCGCCGCCCTGTCGGTCGACTCCCCGGACGACACCCTGGTGATCTACGGGGTCTCGCTGGCCACCACGGTCCTGGCGATTCCGCTGTTCATCGTCCTCTACCCCGAGACCCGGCGGCTGCGCTTTGCCCAGATCCGCCGCACCTGGCACCGGTCTGGCACGGCCAACGAGCGCAACGAGATCGCCGCCACCCTGGCCACCACGGTGGTCACCATCGGTGGCATCTTCTTCGGCTACAACCTGACCGTCATCGCCGGTGCGCTGCTGCAGATCCGCACGGCCTTCGCGCTCACCCCCTTCAGCAGCGGGCTGGTGGTGAGTTCGGTGCTGGTCGGGGCGATCATCGGGTCGTTCGTCAGCGGCCATCTGGCGGGGGCCTTCGGCCGGCGCCACATGCTGATGACGACAACCGTGGTGCTGATCGTCGGAACCGCCGTCTCCGGCCTCGCCGACTCGGTGCAGAGCCTGGTGCTCGGTCGCCTCGTCACCGGCCTGGCCACCGGGGTGACCGCCAGCATCGTGCCCCTGTACATCACCGAAATCTCGCCGGCCTCGATCCGGGGCCGGCTGAACGCGATTCAGAATCTGGCGGTGGGCATCGGCGCCCTCATCGCCTACGGCACCAACACCCTGCTGATGGCCGTGCCGCAGGGATGGCGGGCGATGCTCTACCTGGGATCCGTTCCGGCCCTGCTCCTGGGCATCGGCGCCCTGTTTCTGCCGGAATCACCGCGCTGGCTCATTGCCCAGTGCCGCTACAGCACGGCGGAGCGGATGCTGCGGAAGCTCTGCGTCGCCAACCCCACCGAGACGGTGGCGCAGATCAAGGCCAGCATCGAACACACCCCGGCGGGCACACGGATGATCCCCCTGTTCTCAACAACGATCCGGCCCCCCCTGATGATCGGCCTGGCGATGGTGTTCTTCCAGGAGTGCACGGGAATCATCATCGTCACCTACTACAGCCCGACGATCTTTCAGGCCTGCGGCGTGAGTGATCCCACCACCGCCAGCCTGCTGACCACGATCGGCGTCGGCGGCTTCGGCCTGGCCATGACGTCCCTCTCCTTCCTGCTCGTCGACCGGCTGGGGCGCCGCACCCAGTTCCTGATGGGGATCCTCGGCGTCCTCACCAGCTCGATCGGCTTCGGGCTGATCTTCGGCGCGTTCCCGCAGGGGGCGCCGGCGGTTCAGGTTCTGGTGCTTCTCTGTTTCATCCTCTTCGTGTCGTCCTTTTCCCTGAGCCTGGCCTCGGTCTGCGGCATGGTGGTGTCGGAGATCTTTCCCCAGGCGGTGAGGGATCGGGCCATCGGCTTCGTGATCGCCTTCCAGCTGCTCTGCGGCATGGCGGCGTCCTTCCTGTTCCCCATGCTCGCCGATGCCCTGGGCCTGTCGTTGGTGTTCTTCCTCAATGCCGCCATCGCCGCCCTGGCCCTGCCCTTCTGGTTCTTCGTGATGCCGGAGACCCGGGGCCGGAGTCTGGAGGCCATCGAGGAGCACTGGCTGGCGGGGCAGAGCCCCGCCGCCCTGCGATGA
- a CDS encoding SDR family NAD(P)-dependent oxidoreductase produces MPASPSPPLAQRIALVTGASRGIGAAIAIELAEAGASVVVNYAANAAGAEQVVRAITDRGGRAVALQADVGCAEAVERLFLEADRAFGGRLDVLVNNAGVYYPTDLQEVTPEVFDHLFHINVLGMMLCCRAAVGRFPGEGGSIINISSLAATKGACGSLIYSATKGAVDALTRTLSEDLAPRNIRVNAINPGLVITEGTQAAGFASAELERQWRARTALGRVATPGDIAPVVLFLASAASRWLTGETIHTTGGVR; encoded by the coding sequence ATGCCGGCGTCCCCGTCGCCCCCGCTGGCCCAGCGGATCGCCCTGGTCACCGGGGCTTCGCGCGGCATCGGCGCGGCCATCGCGATCGAGCTGGCCGAGGCGGGGGCCTCGGTCGTGGTCAACTACGCGGCGAATGCGGCCGGGGCCGAACAGGTGGTTCGGGCCATCACAGACCGCGGGGGACGGGCCGTGGCCTTGCAGGCCGATGTCGGCTGCGCCGAGGCTGTGGAGCGGCTGTTTCTGGAAGCCGACCGGGCCTTCGGCGGCCGGCTGGATGTGCTCGTCAACAACGCCGGCGTGTACTACCCCACGGATCTGCAGGAGGTGACCCCGGAGGTGTTCGATCACCTCTTCCACATCAATGTGCTCGGGATGATGCTCTGCTGCCGGGCCGCGGTGGGCCGCTTCCCCGGGGAGGGCGGCTCGATCATCAACATCAGCAGCCTGGCCGCCACCAAGGGGGCCTGCGGCAGCCTCATCTACAGCGCCACCAAAGGGGCCGTCGATGCCCTCACCCGCACGCTCTCGGAAGATCTGGCCCCCCGCAACATCCGCGTCAATGCCATCAATCCAGGGCTGGTGATCACCGAAGGAACCCAGGCGGCCGGTTTCGCCAGCGCCGAACTGGAACGCCAGTGGAGGGCCAGGACCGCCCTGGGGCGCGTGGCCACCCCGGGGGACATCGCCCCGGTGGTGCTGTTTCTGGCCTCCGCCGCCAGCCGCTGGCTGACGGGGGAAACCATCCACACCACCGGGGGAGTCCGATGA
- a CDS encoding zinc-binding dehydrogenase gives MGRMNAGAPSTCSLVLHATDHATETGDGEEPRQANRRYRDPRIALEERRLQPLHPGSLRLQMLRVGLCGTDLHMTQRDRHGFVRSSAPASIPTHGRVLGHEGIGRVIATGSGVSRFRVGDIVAPESVLSCGACRCCRSGAFNQCLDARLLGMEKDGLFAAIADVPARSAVAIGRLAESERGLQMAACLEPAGVALLACRKTQIAPGDRVLVFGAGPIGLLVAMMARRLHGASQVSVVEPSAYRREFAAAWADQVAASAEALEIPDGGWDVVVEASGVLANVDAVFRRIAPGGRVALLGRGGQALRIGAVDHMITNAISVMGLRGHLGGVYERLIDLCLSGVLPLDRIVSTTIEGLERLRSVLEHPDDIAGGDCKIVVKLAD, from the coding sequence ATGGGACGCATGAATGCCGGCGCCCCCTCCACCTGCAGCCTGGTGCTGCACGCCACAGATCACGCCACAGAAACCGGCGACGGCGAGGAGCCACGCCAGGCCAACCGGCGCTACAGGGATCCCAGAATCGCCCTGGAAGAACGGCGTCTCCAACCCCTTCATCCCGGCTCGCTGCGGTTGCAGATGCTGCGGGTCGGCCTCTGCGGCACCGATCTCCACATGACCCAGCGGGATCGGCATGGGTTCGTGCGCAGTTCCGCCCCCGCCTCGATCCCCACCCATGGCCGGGTGCTGGGCCACGAAGGCATCGGCCGGGTGATCGCCACCGGATCGGGCGTCTCCCGCTTCCGGGTGGGCGACATCGTGGCGCCGGAATCCGTGCTCAGCTGCGGGGCCTGCCGCTGCTGCCGGTCCGGCGCCTTCAACCAGTGCCTCGACGCCCGGCTGCTGGGCATGGAAAAGGATGGGCTGTTCGCCGCGATCGCCGATGTGCCCGCCCGGTCGGCCGTGGCCATCGGCCGGCTGGCCGAAAGCGAGCGGGGCCTGCAGATGGCCGCCTGTCTGGAGCCGGCCGGTGTGGCCCTGCTGGCCTGCCGCAAGACGCAGATCGCCCCAGGCGACAGGGTGCTGGTCTTCGGCGCCGGACCGATCGGCTTGCTGGTCGCCATGATGGCGCGCCGGCTCCACGGAGCTTCGCAGGTGAGCGTCGTCGAGCCCTCGGCCTACCGCCGGGAGTTCGCCGCGGCCTGGGCCGACCAGGTGGCGGCATCGGCCGAGGCGCTGGAGATCCCGGACGGCGGCTGGGATGTGGTGGTGGAAGCCTCCGGTGTGCTCGCCAACGTCGATGCCGTGTTCCGCCGGATCGCCCCGGGCGGCCGGGTGGCCCTCCTCGGCAGGGGCGGACAGGCGCTGCGGATCGGGGCCGTCGACCACATGATCACCAACGCCATCAGCGTCATGGGACTGCGCGGCCACCTCGGCGGGGTCTACGAGCGGCTGATCGACCTCTGCCTCTCCGGGGTCCTGCCACTGGATCGGATCGTCAGCACCACCATCGAGGGGCTGGAACGGTTGCGATCCGTGCTCGAGCACCCGGACGACATCGCCGGCGGCGACTGCAAGATCGTCGTCAAGCTCGCCGATTGA